A window of the Verrucomicrobiota bacterium genome harbors these coding sequences:
- a CDS encoding alpha/beta hydrolase, with translation MLAPSLLITATVARAAVADVPAIPPTAANVAYAAPAHERQVLDIYAPPGAKNLPVVFWIHGGGWQAGDKRSVQLKPQTFVAKGFVFVSTNYRLLPDVEMRTIFQDVAKSLGWVHKHIAKHGGDPNRILVMGHSAGAQLAALMCTDDRYLKAEGVPFSALKGCVPVDGDTYDIPAMIDTAETRLRVHGMPMPKYGHRLKFGNDAALHRDYSAVTHATKGRGIPPFLILYVADHPDNSAQARRFESVLKEAGVTAKAFGGRETNHTRINAELGVTDDSPTKELFAFVGECLKK, from the coding sequence CTGCTTGCCCCGTCCCTCTTGATCACCGCCACCGTGGCGCGGGCCGCCGTCGCGGACGTTCCTGCCATTCCTCCCACGGCGGCCAATGTCGCCTACGCTGCGCCGGCGCATGAGCGGCAAGTGCTCGACATCTACGCGCCACCGGGCGCGAAAAACCTGCCCGTGGTTTTTTGGATCCACGGTGGCGGCTGGCAGGCGGGCGACAAGAGGAGCGTTCAACTCAAGCCGCAGACCTTCGTCGCGAAAGGCTTCGTGTTTGTGTCCACCAATTACCGGCTCCTGCCGGATGTCGAGATGCGGACGATTTTTCAGGACGTTGCAAAGTCGCTTGGCTGGGTGCACAAGCACATCGCGAAGCACGGCGGCGATCCGAACCGGATCCTCGTGATGGGCCACTCGGCCGGCGCGCAACTCGCCGCGCTGATGTGCACGGACGACCGCTACCTCAAGGCCGAGGGCGTGCCCTTCTCCGCGCTCAAGGGCTGCGTGCCCGTGGACGGCGACACTTACGACATCCCCGCCATGATCGACACCGCCGAGACGCGCCTGCGCGTCCACGGCATGCCGATGCCGAAATACGGCCATCGCCTCAAGTTCGGCAACGACGCGGCGCTGCACCGGGATTACTCCGCCGTCACGCACGCGACAAAGGGCAGGGGCATTCCGCCGTTCCTCATCCTTTACGTCGCCGACCATCCGGACAATTCAGCGCAGGCCCGCCGCTTCGAGTCCGTGCTCAAGGAGGCGGGTGTCACCGCGAAGGCCTTCGGCGGGCGCGAGACCAATCACACGCGCATCAACGCCGAACTCGGCGTGACCGATGACAGCCCCACCAAGGAGTTGTTCGCGTTCGTGGGCGAGTGCTTGAAGAAATAG